The window GACGAGGCCGTCGCACTCGCGAACGACACCGAGTACGGCCTCTCCGGCAGCGTACACGCGGGCGACCTCCAGACGGGCACGGAGATCGCGGAGCGCGTCGAGACCGGGAACGTGCACGTGAACGACCAGCCGATCAACGACGAGGCGCACGTGCCCTTCAGCGGCATCGGCGCCTCGGGTATCGGGACGTACAACAGCGACGCGTTCCTCGACGAGATAACCGAGGCGAAGTGGATCAGCCTCCAGCGCGACGAGCGCGAGTACCCGTTCTAACCCCATCTTTTTTGCTGGGGGTCTGCGGAGTTCGGCGCGTGCCATCGCTTCCGCTCGCCGACCTCGAAGCCCAGGTCGGCGACACGCACCGGACAGTCGAGGGGTTCAGTGTCGAACGGGGGAAGGTCGCGGAGTTCGCGCGCGCCGTCGGCGACCCCGACGACGTGTATCTGGACGAGCGGGCCGCGCGCGACGCGGGCCACGACGCGATTCCCGCGCCGCCGACGTTCGCCCGCACCTCCTTTTTCCCCCGGTACCGCCCGGACGGCATCGACCACACCCTCGGATTCGAGCTGGGGTTCGACCGCTCGCGGGTCGTCCACGGTGAGCAGCGCTACGAGTACGAGCGCCCGCTCTACGTCGGCGACACGCTCACCGGCGACACCACGCTCACGGAGGTCTACCAGCGCGAGGGGCGGGGCGGCGGAACGATGACGTTCGCAGTCCTCCGCACTGACTTCAGCGACGAGTCCGGCAGTCACGTGCTCTCCGACTACAACACCCGCATCGAGACCGGGCGGGCCATCCGGGGTGACGGAGAATGACGGACTCGTTCGCGGTCGGTGATACGTTCGAGCGCGTCACGGAGGACGTGTCCCGCGAGGACTTCGTGCGGTACGCGGGCGCGAGCGGCGACTTCAATCCGATTCACTACGACGACCCGCACGCCCGGGACGCGGGCTACCCGTCCGTGTTCGGACAGGGGATGTTCACCGCGGGCGTCGCGTCCGGTCTCGTCCGGGAGACGTTCGGGCTCGCGGGCCTCCGCGAGTACGACACGCGGTTCGTCGCGCAGGTGTGGCCGGGCGACACGCTCACGACGACGCTCGAAGTCACCGGCGTCGCCGAAACCGCGGACGGCACGCGCGTCGAGGCGGACCTCGTGGTGACGAACGGCGACGGCAAGCGCGTCGTGGACGGCGGCGCGGTCGCGGTCGTGTAGTCCGCCGTGAGCGGACGCCCGCCTCCACCATCATACGTGAGACGCAACCCAAAACCGATAAACGCGGGGCGCGCTGAACTCCGCGTATCGTGACGAACACGCAGCTCACGCTCGTCCAACTCGACAACTACGGCCCGTGGACCGTCACCCCGAACCCCCGGCGAGAGGTCGACCTCCAGACCCTCCAGTCGCGGCTGTACGCCGACCTCTCCCAGCTGTTCGGCACGCGGGACGGCTACGTCTTCTTCACGCGCTTCGACAACATGGTCGCCGTGACGAACGGCGTCGACGCCGAAGACCACGCGCGCATCCAGGAGTCCATCCGGAACCGCTACCCGGTCACTATCAGCCTCTCCACCGCCGCCGCGGCCAGCCCCGCGGACGCGCTCGGCCACGCCACCGCCCGCCTCCAGGAGGAAGGGAGCGCGCAGGACGAAGACCGCACGGAAGCCCTGCTCGGCGCTCCCCTGGAGGACGACGAGCGCAGCGACGACGACGTGCAGATCGCGCACTTCGACGTGAACGACGCCACCGGCG is drawn from Salarchaeum sp. JOR-1 and contains these coding sequences:
- a CDS encoding MaoC/PaaZ C-terminal domain-containing protein gives rise to the protein MTDSFAVGDTFERVTEDVSREDFVRYAGASGDFNPIHYDDPHARDAGYPSVFGQGMFTAGVASGLVRETFGLAGLREYDTRFVAQVWPGDTLTTTLEVTGVAETADGTRVEADLVVTNGDGKRVVDGGAVAVV
- a CDS encoding MaoC family dehydratase N-terminal domain-containing protein; its protein translation is MPSLPLADLEAQVGDTHRTVEGFSVERGKVAEFARAVGDPDDVYLDERAARDAGHDAIPAPPTFARTSFFPRYRPDGIDHTLGFELGFDRSRVVHGEQRYEYERPLYVGDTLTGDTTLTEVYQREGRGGGTMTFAVLRTDFSDESGSHVLSDYNTRIETGRAIRGDGE
- a CDS encoding GTP cyclohydrolase III — protein: MTNTQLTLVQLDNYGPWTVTPNPRREVDLQTLQSRLYADLSQLFGTRDGYVFFTRFDNMVAVTNGVDAEDHARIQESIRNRYPVTISLSTAAAASPADALGHATARLQEEGSAQDEDRTEALLGAPLEDDERSDDDVQIAHFDVNDATGEYTDELDAYSTFIHIEQAYASLMRHMHEEHDSLSFFVGGDNIIAVCPAMGEPAYRDAIDAVRDDTGVDLKVGVARGATAHDAGMGAKHALEVCRDDGTVVEYE